The following proteins come from a genomic window of Geomonas sp. RF6:
- a CDS encoding right-handed parallel beta-helix repeat-containing protein: MKSPRCTTTGHFPCANGAGAPASKLRPLHGRLCRSAFLAFPLLLSLYLPARAETPGAVPGAEGKGDVVTLAAATYRERVISEDTVWRGEVKVEGAVAIASQATLRIEPGTVVRFRRGASSAGVLMVQGRLVAVGTAEAPILFAGSAPRAQGGEWQGIMLLGTEKKNLLEQCRIEGASTGVEILYSSATLKKVSATQCRTGAVVQDSFVTMDGCAFSGCDTGVSLRESEVENYRGTFSGNGQGIVARGGSLYLSEAEISGNRGTALFGINARLKITGGSVSDNGSGFFLSGCEGVISGMKVSASREMALALSHSRMRITGNEITRNGGTGIWVDDGSAVAWGNAIFQNGGHDLYNAGSEEFRAPGNWFGGGEPKVFENEGRGRVILAPILGARPHM, from the coding sequence ATGAAATCTCCTCGTTGCACCACGACCGGGCACTTTCCTTGCGCGAACGGAGCAGGCGCGCCCGCCTCCAAGCTGCGCCCTTTGCACGGCAGGCTCTGCCGCAGCGCATTCCTTGCATTTCCCCTTTTACTCTCACTGTACCTCCCCGCCCGTGCAGAGACCCCGGGGGCGGTGCCGGGTGCGGAGGGAAAGGGTGACGTCGTGACGCTCGCTGCTGCCACCTACCGGGAGCGGGTCATCAGCGAGGACACCGTCTGGCGCGGCGAGGTGAAGGTGGAGGGGGCGGTGGCGATTGCGTCGCAGGCGACCTTGAGGATAGAGCCTGGAACCGTTGTCCGCTTCAGGCGCGGTGCGTCGTCGGCCGGAGTCCTTATGGTGCAGGGGCGGCTTGTCGCCGTCGGCACCGCAGAGGCTCCCATACTCTTTGCCGGGAGCGCGCCGCGGGCACAGGGTGGCGAGTGGCAGGGGATCATGCTACTCGGCACCGAGAAGAAGAATCTCCTGGAGCAGTGCCGGATAGAGGGGGCATCCACGGGGGTGGAGATCCTTTACTCCAGCGCGACGCTCAAAAAGGTCTCCGCTACGCAGTGCCGCACCGGCGCAGTGGTCCAGGACTCCTTCGTCACCATGGATGGGTGCGCGTTCTCCGGATGCGACACCGGCGTCTCTCTGCGCGAGAGCGAGGTGGAGAACTACCGGGGGACCTTCTCCGGCAACGGGCAGGGGATCGTCGCACGCGGCGGGTCGCTCTATCTCTCCGAGGCGGAGATATCCGGCAACCGGGGTACGGCACTTTTCGGGATCAACGCACGGCTAAAGATCACTGGCGGGAGCGTCAGTGACAACGGCAGCGGCTTTTTCCTCTCCGGGTGCGAAGGGGTGATATCTGGGATGAAGGTCAGCGCCAGCCGCGAGATGGCCCTCGCGCTCTCTCACTCGCGCATGCGAATCACCGGGAACGAAATCACCAGAAACGGCGGGACGGGGATCTGGGTAGACGACGGGTCGGCAGTCGCGTGGGGGAATGCCATCTTCCAAAATGGAGGGCATGACCTGTACAATGCCGGTAGTGAAGAATTCCGCGCGCCGGGGAACTGGTTCGGCGGAGGTGAGCCGAAAGTTTTCGAAAATGAGGGACGCGGTCGCGTCATTCTCGCTCCGATCCTCGGGGCACGGCCGCATATGTAG
- the rph gene encoding ribonuclease PH, giving the protein MTRKDGRKPDELRKITITRGFLQRAEGSVLVEFGDTKVICNATVENQVPPFLRGKGSGWVTAEYSMLPRATHSRNQRESAKGKLTGRTHEIQRLIGRSLRAVVDLSLLGERSILIDCDVIQADGGTRTASITGAYVALHDALQVLLKSGELSRNPLKEAVAAVSVGIVGGEVMLDLDYGEDSGAEVDMNFVMTSSLRFVEVQGTAEAEPFDMAQMDAMRGSAIAGIEKLFKIQQEAIGQ; this is encoded by the coding sequence ATGACAAGGAAAGACGGGCGCAAGCCCGATGAGTTGAGAAAGATCACGATTACCCGCGGCTTCCTGCAGCGCGCCGAGGGTTCGGTGCTGGTGGAATTTGGCGACACGAAGGTCATCTGCAACGCGACGGTGGAGAACCAGGTCCCTCCCTTCCTGCGCGGCAAGGGGAGCGGGTGGGTTACTGCGGAGTACAGCATGCTGCCGCGTGCGACCCATTCCCGCAACCAGCGCGAATCGGCGAAGGGGAAACTGACCGGGCGCACCCACGAAATCCAGCGCCTCATCGGCAGGTCGCTGCGGGCGGTGGTCGATCTCTCCCTTCTCGGGGAGCGCTCCATTCTCATCGACTGCGACGTCATCCAGGCCGACGGCGGGACCCGCACCGCTTCCATCACAGGCGCCTATGTGGCGCTCCACGACGCGCTCCAGGTCCTTCTGAAGTCGGGGGAGCTCTCCCGCAACCCGCTGAAGGAGGCGGTTGCCGCGGTCAGCGTCGGCATCGTCGGGGGAGAGGTCATGCTGGACCTCGACTATGGCGAGGATTCCGGCGCGGAGGTCGACATGAACTTTGTCATGACCTCCTCGCTGCGTTTTGTAGAGGTGCAGGGGACCGCTGAGGCGGAGCCGTTCGACATGGCCCAGATGGACGCCATGAGAGGGTCCGCCATCGCCGGGATCGAGAAGCTTTTCAAGATCCAGCAGGAGGCGATCGGTCAATGA
- a CDS encoding XTP/dITP diphosphatase: protein MKELLVATGNKGKLLEVAEILKGCVETILSPADVGGIPDVDEDGATFEENALKKARSAAAATGRPVIADDSGLCVDALGGAPGVISARYAGEGATDQLNNEKLLRNLAGVPQEKRTAAFHCVIALCLPDGSCHTFDGSVPGVILEEGRGDGGFGYDPLFLVPRFGKTLSELSLEEKNAISHRGNALALLKSHLKGEG from the coding sequence ATGAAAGAGCTTCTGGTGGCGACAGGAAACAAGGGAAAGCTTCTGGAAGTGGCCGAGATCCTGAAAGGGTGCGTGGAGACGATCCTCTCCCCCGCCGATGTGGGGGGGATTCCCGATGTGGATGAGGACGGCGCGACCTTCGAGGAAAATGCGCTGAAAAAGGCGCGCTCCGCGGCTGCGGCGACCGGGAGACCGGTGATCGCAGACGATTCCGGGCTCTGCGTCGATGCGCTCGGCGGCGCCCCCGGAGTCATCTCCGCCCGCTATGCAGGGGAGGGAGCGACGGACCAGTTGAACAACGAAAAGCTCCTGAGAAATCTCGCGGGAGTGCCGCAGGAGAAGAGGACGGCGGCGTTTCACTGCGTGATCGCGCTCTGCCTGCCGGACGGCTCCTGCCACACCTTTGACGGCTCGGTCCCCGGAGTGATCCTTGAAGAGGGGAGGGGGGACGGAGGTTTCGGGTATGATCCCCTTTTCCTGGTGCCGCGTTTCGGGAAGACTCTGTCCGAGCTCTCCCTCGAGGAGAAGAACGCCATCAGCCACAGGGGGAACGCTCTGGCACTTCTGAAGTCGCACCTGAAGGGGGAAGGGTGA
- a CDS encoding GGDEF domain-containing protein, which translates to MHQCESCSKEALESQVKALKDLIEVAKAVVSTLDLDTVLQAILNSAMGFAQTPAGSVALYYDQKRELSLHAHAGLTADFVKKERWTVTPGGLTEQVLAGGEIYFVEDIQETSFYNSGIVLEEGIRSMICVPLVFQNRTMGLLYLDDFVPRQFDREKLNLLSILASFAAMAIFNATLHKRTKLMAITDALTGLHNHRYFKQYFRQEFGRAKRYHKPFSIIMLDVDDFKSFNDSYGHATGDKVLIAMGSSILETIRSVDVGFRYGGEEFIVILPETRLESAIQVAERLRENVMNGTTKALRGQISRGVTVSIGVASYPENTDRLDELFNIVDTLLFQAKKEGKNKVHFKQGRLIPGL; encoded by the coding sequence ATGCACCAGTGTGAAAGCTGCAGCAAGGAAGCTCTCGAATCGCAGGTAAAGGCGCTCAAGGATCTCATCGAGGTGGCAAAGGCGGTTGTGTCGACGCTCGACCTCGATACGGTCCTCCAGGCCATACTGAACAGCGCGATGGGTTTTGCCCAGACTCCGGCCGGGAGCGTGGCGCTGTACTACGACCAGAAGCGGGAGCTATCCCTCCACGCCCACGCGGGGCTCACCGCCGACTTCGTGAAGAAGGAGCGCTGGACGGTCACGCCGGGTGGGCTCACCGAGCAGGTACTGGCCGGGGGCGAGATCTATTTCGTGGAGGACATCCAGGAAACCTCCTTCTACAACAGCGGCATTGTGCTGGAAGAGGGGATCCGCTCCATGATCTGCGTGCCGCTCGTTTTCCAGAACCGCACCATGGGGCTTTTGTACCTGGACGACTTCGTGCCGAGGCAGTTCGACCGGGAGAAGCTGAACCTCCTCTCCATCCTCGCCTCCTTTGCCGCCATGGCGATCTTCAACGCCACGCTGCACAAGCGCACGAAGCTCATGGCGATCACCGACGCTCTCACGGGGCTGCACAACCACCGCTACTTCAAGCAGTACTTCAGGCAGGAGTTCGGGCGGGCCAAGAGGTACCACAAGCCGTTTTCCATCATCATGCTGGACGTCGACGACTTCAAGTCCTTCAACGACAGCTACGGCCACGCCACGGGGGACAAGGTACTCATCGCCATGGGGTCCTCCATCCTGGAGACAATCCGCTCCGTTGATGTCGGGTTCCGCTACGGCGGCGAGGAGTTCATCGTCATCCTGCCGGAGACGAGGCTCGAAAGCGCGATCCAGGTGGCGGAGCGGCTGCGCGAGAATGTGATGAACGGGACGACAAAGGCTCTGCGCGGCCAGATAAGCCGCGGGGTCACCGTCAGCATCGGAGTGGCGAGCTACCCGGAAAACACCGATCGCCTGGATGAGCTTTTCAATATTGTAGATACCCTCCTTTTCCAGGCGAAGAAGGAAGGAAAGAACAAGGTGCACTTCAAGCAGGGCCGACTGATTCCGGGGCTGTGA
- a CDS encoding NHL repeat-containing protein, producing MKKHLLHLTVSLTLCAASLSAYGANAPQVTVAGALGAPVAAPGRICLDDAGGIHVADVQQRGVLSFDGSGRFLNRIEVPGVVRGVAWNGGRLLVSHDRQVSMYNAAGTEVGSLSGYDFQLPSGIASDAAGNIYVTDSKRNQVVSFAPTGALRYAFGVPGSQGGAFNFPTGIAFNQSSGELAVADTLNHRVQFFDTSGRFRRGIGSPSAPPGPLSFTYPQGIAFDYTSGTRLYVVDTFHSEVKVYDLSGTPRYLSTIGSYGSALGELMQPGEAAFDGRGRRLLVADAGRVTIFGIDGDGAPSAGTGGALLDPVPATVSGRTLLLSGSVPAGGRVSVSVGVGAAGEGAVSDGRWSATATLLPGQNLVRVSAQWSGGSDSATVAVLCTAAAEGRDGSATDAGGAVSGGSTSGSSQQGTATWSYPGGGDCHHTKGGGLVCRDR from the coding sequence ATGAAAAAGCATCTACTGCACCTTACGGTCAGCCTGACCCTCTGCGCCGCGTCCCTTTCCGCATACGGCGCTAACGCCCCGCAGGTGACGGTGGCGGGGGCTCTCGGGGCGCCTGTCGCAGCTCCGGGACGGATCTGCCTCGACGACGCGGGGGGGATCCACGTGGCGGACGTGCAGCAGCGCGGGGTCCTCTCCTTCGACGGGAGCGGCCGCTTTCTGAACAGGATCGAGGTGCCCGGCGTAGTGCGGGGGGTGGCGTGGAACGGGGGGCGGCTTCTGGTGAGCCATGACCGGCAGGTCAGCATGTACAACGCCGCAGGGACCGAGGTGGGCTCCCTCTCCGGCTACGACTTCCAGCTCCCGAGCGGGATCGCCAGCGACGCCGCCGGAAATATCTACGTCACCGACAGCAAGAGAAACCAGGTCGTCTCCTTTGCCCCGACAGGTGCGCTGCGCTACGCCTTCGGCGTTCCCGGAAGCCAGGGGGGCGCCTTCAATTTTCCCACCGGGATCGCCTTCAACCAGAGCTCCGGGGAGCTCGCCGTCGCCGACACGCTGAACCACCGGGTGCAGTTCTTTGACACCTCCGGCCGGTTCAGGCGTGGTATCGGCAGCCCGTCCGCCCCTCCGGGGCCCCTCTCCTTTACCTATCCGCAGGGGATTGCCTTCGACTACACGAGCGGCACCCGCCTCTACGTGGTGGATACCTTCCACAGCGAGGTGAAGGTCTACGACCTCTCCGGGACCCCGCGCTATCTGAGCACTATCGGCTCCTACGGGAGCGCGCTCGGTGAGCTCATGCAGCCGGGGGAGGCAGCCTTCGACGGACGCGGGCGTCGACTTCTGGTGGCGGACGCGGGAAGGGTGACGATCTTCGGGATTGACGGTGACGGCGCCCCGAGCGCGGGGACAGGCGGGGCGCTCCTCGATCCGGTCCCGGCAACGGTTTCCGGCCGCACCCTCCTTCTCTCCGGCAGCGTCCCCGCAGGGGGGCGCGTCTCCGTCTCGGTGGGGGTGGGAGCTGCGGGGGAGGGGGCCGTCAGCGACGGACGCTGGAGCGCCACCGCAACGCTTCTCCCCGGACAGAACCTCGTGCGGGTGAGTGCGCAGTGGAGCGGCGGGAGCGACTCTGCGACGGTCGCGGTCCTTTGCACCGCTGCGGCCGAGGGGAGGGACGGGAGCGCCACGGACGCCGGCGGTGCTGTCTCCGGCGGGAGCACCTCAGGCAGTTCGCAGCAGGGGACGGCTACCTGGAGCTACCCCGGCGGGGGGGACTGCCACCACACCAAAGGGGGCGGGCTGGTCTGCCGCGACAGGTAG